One Romboutsia sp. 13368 genomic window carries:
- a CDS encoding ATP-dependent metallopeptidase FtsH/Yme1/Tma family protein produces the protein MKMLENFLKKINKPVPVFAQTKMEKENPPEDSTSTKPKTTFCDVAGLDEVKEELFEIVDFMKFPDKYKKMGAKIPKGVLFYGPPGTGKTLLASAVAGETNSSFFNVTGSEFVEKYVGVGAKRVRTLFEKARKEAPSIIFIDEIDAIGAKRHLESNNEKDQTLNQLLVEMDGFTKDSNVIIVGATNRLDLLDEALLRPGRFDRHIHIGAPNYHTRHEILKVHTNNKPIDSSVDLEMLAKKTHGFNGAHLANIANEAAIFAVRDNSDVITSVHFDKALERVIAGLESKNSTLIEKEKKIVSYHEAGHALVSDLVGICPIQKISIVPRGQALGYVLQLPDEDRYIYTKDELLGKIKILLAGKASEEIIFNHKSTGAKDDLKKVTDIANQMVCEYGMSNLGFMTLDGNNKTFLSEKIQDEANSIVQQCYNETLELLRNNINDLHIVSNHLFENETMTHEELKSLIKKEMC, from the coding sequence ATGAAAATGTTGGAAAACTTTTTAAAGAAAATAAACAAACCTGTACCCGTATTTGCCCAAACTAAAATGGAAAAAGAAAATCCACCGGAGGATTCTACTTCAACAAAACCTAAGACTACCTTTTGTGATGTTGCTGGACTAGATGAGGTTAAAGAAGAATTATTTGAAATAGTAGATTTTATGAAATTTCCTGATAAGTATAAAAAAATGGGTGCAAAAATACCAAAAGGTGTATTATTTTATGGCCCTCCTGGTACTGGTAAAACTCTACTAGCATCAGCTGTAGCTGGAGAAACAAATTCATCATTCTTTAATGTTACTGGATCTGAGTTTGTAGAAAAATATGTTGGTGTAGGTGCAAAAAGAGTAAGAACTCTGTTTGAAAAAGCTAGAAAAGAAGCTCCTAGTATAATCTTTATAGATGAAATTGATGCAATCGGCGCTAAAAGACATCTTGAAAGTAATAACGAAAAAGACCAAACACTTAATCAACTTCTAGTTGAAATGGATGGTTTTACTAAAGATTCAAATGTAATAATAGTGGGTGCTACTAACAGACTTGACTTACTTGATGAAGCCCTACTTAGACCAGGTAGATTTGATAGACACATTCATATAGGTGCACCAAATTATCATACTAGACATGAAATATTAAAGGTTCATACTAATAATAAACCTATAGATTCTTCTGTAGACTTGGAAATGCTAGCTAAAAAAACTCATGGGTTTAATGGTGCACATCTTGCTAATATAGCTAATGAAGCAGCTATTTTTGCTGTAAGAGATAACAGTGATGTAATTACTTCTGTTCATTTTGATAAAGCTTTAGAAAGAGTAATCGCTGGACTTGAGTCAAAAAACTCAACTTTAATAGAAAAAGAAAAGAAAATTGTATCTTATCACGAGGCTGGACATGCATTAGTAAGTGACTTAGTAGGAATTTGTCCTATACAAAAAATATCAATAGTTCCTAGAGGACAAGCACTTGGTTATGTTCTTCAATTACCCGATGAAGATAGATACATCTATACTAAAGACGAGCTACTTGGAAAAATAAAAATATTACTTGCTGGAAAAGCATCTGAAGAAATTATTTTCAATCATAAATCAACTGGTGCAAAAGATGACTTAAAGAAAGTTACAGATATAGCTAATCAAATGGTTTGTGAGTATGGAATGAGTAATTTAGGCTTTATGACATTAGATGGAAATAACAAAACATTTTTATCTGAAAAAATACAAGATGAAGCTAACAGTATTGTTCAACAATGCTACAATGAAACTTTAGAGTTATTAAGAAATAATATAAATGATTTACATATAGTTTCAAATCATCTATTTGAAAATGAAACTATGACTCATGAAGAATTAAAATCTTTAATAAAAAAAGAAATGTGCTAA